GTATTCGCCGATGAGTGCGGTGATGGTCAGAGAGATACCTGCAATTCCTATACCCAGGATAAACCTGCAGACTAGGATCAGGGGAAAATTCGCAAGGAAGAAGCTGGCGGTTCCGGTGATGGTGAAGATGGCCATCGCAAGGAAGAACACCTTGACCTTGCCGAGTTTGTCCGCAAGGTAACCTACTCCGAATCCGGTGATGGCCACCGAGAGCGAAGGAAGACTGACGATGAGCGAGACCATGAACTCACTCTCGCCGAAGTGCTGTTTGATAGGTTGGAGGGCTGGAGCCACCGCGGCTGCACCCATAAGGATGACCATAGAGGACAGCAGGATGGTTAGCAGTGTGATTTTGCCAGGAGTGAACGGTTTATCCCGATTATGCATGAAAATTCAGCAATGTCGTCCTCTGTATAAGTCTAACCCGACGCCATAGTTTGAAAAAATAACATTGATAGTACGCAAACCCGACATGATAGTACTGACGCAACACAGTACGCGGTGAGATCAGTCAGGTGCGTTTCAGAGCAACTTCGTTTTTCACCAGATTCCTGTTGATATTCCTTAGGAATCTTTCAAATCAAAGAAAATTTCCCACATGGGATTCTTTTCAAATCTTTGGCACACTTATGAAAATATGTCTGTTAAGACTGTGATGAATTAGGTTTGTATAGATTTTGTCTGACATACCTTTAAGTAGGGTAATTTCGTGGAAATTAATACCGATTAATCCAACAGGTGTTATATGGCCCAAAAAGAAGCGGTGCCAACCGGTGCTGGTGCAGGAAGCGCCAAAGAAACCCGGGTGGCAAAGAAGAAGACGCTGCAGCAGCGTGTCGATGATTGGAACGTATCACCTGTGGTACTGGACAATCTCATCAACGTTCTCATCGCACTTCTCGTCTTTTTCATCCTTCTTGCTCTCGCACTGTTCGGGCTTGCCCTGGAGAGACACATCCTCTCGATAATCATGGTGCCCCTGTTGATTTATTTTGCACTCAGTCTGCCCAGTTTCAAGCTGAGGATGAGGGAATATCCTTCTTCACTCCTGATTTCAGATGCGGTAGCGCTCGTCAACCTCGCTGCGTTGTGCCTTTATATGGATTTCGTCTTTTACGGGAACGAAAACGAATTAGTTCTGAAGCTGGTCTTCTCTCTGATCGGAGTCGTAATGTTCACTGCGTACCTCGGTCGCTGGTATTATTCGTTCTACATCACACCGTTCTTCGCAGTCGTGTACAATCTGTTCTTCCTGACGATGAACGGAGTCGATGCCGTCGTCATGGCGGTCTTACTTATCGTGATGTTCTTCCTGTTCCTTGCAAGCATGTGGCGCCATAAGTTCTACTTCGGAATCGGCCGTGTATGTGTCGCAGGAAAGTATGTCGAGATGCCTGAGCTGAAGGCGTCCTTCGTCAGGAAGAAGCAGAAGATAAACGCGAAGAAACAGAGGCGCGAAGCTGAAAACGCCGCCGCCGAAAAGAAGTAATCAGGCGCGCCTGAGCAGTTCTTTCAGTTTCTTCTTGGCATCCCTGTCGCCCTGTTTCGCGGCAAGGCTGTACCAATACTGGGCCTTGTCCAGATCCTGTGCGACCCCGTTGCCGTTTTCATAAGAGACCGCGGTGTTGAACTGGGCATCGAGGTTTCCCTGCTCGGCCGCTTTGAGGAACCATCCGAATGCCTTTTCGGGGGACTTTTCCACCCCCGTGCCTCCGAGGTACATATTGCCGAGGCAGAGCTGCGATTCCGCATAGCCGAGCTGTGCCGCCCTGCCGTACCAGTACACCGCGAGCATGTCGTTCTTGGCTACGCCGGTGCCTTCGAAATAGCACTGTGCCAGATCGTTCTGTGCCTCGGGCAGGTCCTGCTCCGCCGCATTGGTGAAGTTCTGCACCGCATGCACGAATGACTGCTCCACGCCGTTGCCGGTCGCATACAGCAGTCCGAGAAGATACTGGGCAGTGGGATTGTTGTTGTTCGCCGACAGCTGGAGGAACTGGAACGCATCCTTGTCCCTTCCGTGTTCCAGGAGTTCGACAGCGTTCATGAGATCGGCATCCTTCCTGTCCTTCTCGCGGATGTTGATGTGAGGTGCATAGCGTTTCATGTTTCAGACTCCTAACTGTTTGCGGACGAGCTTCAGCGCATCGGCGGCATCGGTGACGCCCATTTCCGCGGCTCTCCCGAATAATTCCATGGCCTGCTTATAATCCTGTTCAACTCCGTCTCCTTCCATGAGGAGCAGGCCCAGGTTGTACATGGCGTCGGGATGGCCGTTCTCCGCCGCTTTGGCGTACCAGCGTGCCGCTTCGGCCGAATCCTTGGGGGTGCCCTTGCCGGTGTAGTGCAGGAGCGCCAGGTGGTACTGGGCATCGGTGACGCCCTGTTCGGCTGCCCGCGTGTACCACAGGAGGGCATCCTCGTAGGAGACCGGTACCGACTGCCCCTCCTCGTACATGGCGGCGATGTTGTACTGTGCCCCGGCATAGCCGTTCTCGGCCGACCTGAGCATCCATTCGAAGGCGTCCGAATCGGATTGTTCCCCGCCTTCCCCGTTGAGGTACATGAGCCCCAGCTGGTTCTGGGCCTTGGCATGTTCCTGCTCGGCGGCATCGCGATAGAACGATCTGGCCTGTTCCATGGACTGTTTGGCTATCTCGCCGGTATAATACAGGTTCCCTAGAGTGTACTGTGCTTCCGCATAGCCGTTCTCCGCGGACATAGAAAGCCATTTCAGTGCGGTCCTGTCCCCTCTTGAACGGAGGATGGTCCCCACGGTGAATTGGGCTACAGGATTACCGTTCTCCGCGGATTTCCTGAAGAGCTTAAGGGCGGTATCGATGTCTCCTTCCCTGTACAATCTAACCGCTTCCGAGAAAGAGGGGTCTTCCTTGCAGCGGACATCGGTCATAGTTTGATTCCCTGGGTCTTCTCGATCTCGTCGATGAAACGCTTGGCTTCGGGCATGCCCATGCTGAGTGCCAGCTTGAAGTACCTGAGGGCGATCTCATCATCCTGTTCGACCCCGTCTCCCTCGTGGTAGACTATGCCGGTGCCGAGAGTGGCCTCGCGGTGTCCGAGGTCGGCGGCCTTCCTGCAGAGCCTGGCGGAGCGGGCATGGTCCTCTTTGGTTCCGATGCCCTTGTAGCATAGGTGGGATAGAGCGAAGCATGCCTCGGGGATCTTCAGGTCCGCAGCCTTCTCATAGAGACGGACGGCGATGGTGAAGTTCTGTTCCACACCGACGCCTCTCTCATAGAACGATGCGAGGTTGCAGATGGCCTGGGGATGGCCTGCCTCAGCTGCCTTGCGGGTCCATTCGTAGGCCTTTGCCGGAGAGTGCTGGGTCTTCTTACCTTCGGCGTACATGATACCCAATTCGCTCATGGCTGCCAGGTGGTTCTGCATGGCCGCCTTGTGGAACCATTTGAGCGCCTCGCGCTCGTCCCTGTTGACGACGATTCCGTGATAGAAGAAGACCCCGACGCGGAACTGTGCGTCCGCATGCCCCAGACGGGCTGCCGAAAGGAAGAGGGCAAGGGCGTTCTTCACATCCTTGCTTTCGAATGCTCTCATTCCACCTTCGTAGTAGGCTTCGGCGGTCGCTTTGTCTGATGGGTTCATGTTATCGACAGGGGGTATGCGGTCTTGTTAAAAAAGGCTCTTTGGTCATTATGGTCCATGCTTCCTGCGAACGTGCAGGCGCAGATTGGCCGCCAGGGCCAGAGTGGGCAGTTCGATGAGAGGCCCTATAACCAGGATAAGCAGCGCCACCGAGTTCTCCGGGAAGGCTGCGGCGCAGATGGCCAGTGCCAGCGGGGAGTTCCTGGCCATGGTCGTGAATATTAGGGATGTTGTGTCGTCGAACTCCCACTTCCAGAGTCTTCCGATCCCGGAGGATAGCAGGTAGTTCGCTACGAAGAATATCATCAGGGGGATCAGCATCTCGACCAGCAGCACCAGGTTGTCGAACAGCACCTGACTCTCGGAGGCGAACATGGCCACGATGGCAAGGCAGAGGAACAGGGTCTGGAGCTCGTCGTTGTATCCCAGGACAGAGGTCTTCGCTCCGTCCACCGCCTGGGAGCGGGAGGCCAGGAGTCGTATTATGGCGGCAGCGATGATCGGTATCCCCAGCACCACCAGGATGCTCCAGAGGATAGTGGCGACATCGAAGGAGAGGTCAGCACCGAAGAAGACCCAGGCATACACAGGGAGGAGCAGTACCTGGATGATGAGGTTCAGCGGGAGGATGGCACTGCTGAGCGCGGTGTTGCCTTTCGCGACGCCAGTGAAGACCAGGAACCAGTCCGTGCAGGGGGTGACCAGCAGCATCAGGATACCGAAGCGGACATCCAGGTTGCCGGAGAAGAACGCATATCCCAGAAGGATGGCGAACAGCGGGGTCCACACGAAATTGACGAGCAGTGCGGTGCCGGTGAATATCCTGTTTGAAAAGGCTTCTCTGAGGCGGGAACCGTCGACCGCCAGGAAGACGAAGAACAGCATCACGATAAGGAACGGTTCGATGAGCCTCCCGGACGAGTTTCCGAAATCAGTCCATACACCCAACGCAAGGCCGATGAAGGCGGCCGCCATGATTGAGGCGGGCTGGACGATCTCCGCATGCTCCATGAGATTCGGATGATTTAACGAAATAAAAGCACACGTGCGAATCCACTCTATGCGGAACGCGCAGGGTTATGTAACCCGTAGCAAATGAGGGGCCATGGATTTTCTCAGCGGTATGGCCGGAATCGGAGATGACCCCGTTCTGAAGAACGCTTACGATGCATATTCCGAGGGAAGCTACAGGAGTTCGTTCTCCATCTTCGAGGAAGCAGGTACTCCGGAAGCGAAATACTGTATGGCGTTCCAGATTCTGAACGGTCAGGGCGTCCAGAGGGATCCGAAGAAGGCTTTTTCCCTGTTCAAGGAGTCTATGGACGGAAGTTTCCTTCCTGCCATTTCAGAAGTTGCCCAATGTTACGGTTACGGCATCGGCGTGAAGACGGATGATTCCAAGGCTTTCGAGTTATTCTCCAAAGCGGCGGAACTCGGAGACCCCTACGGGATGTCGATGCTTTCTATGATGTACCGCAACGGCGACGGCGTCAGGAGGAACAACAAACTCGCTGACGAATGGTCCGAACACTGCGATTCCTCGGGCGATCCCGGGGAGTTGGAGGATGCCGGAATGGAGTTCCTGGAGAAAGGGAATGTAATTCTGGGACGTATGTTTTTGATGCGCTCGGCCGTGATGGGTGCACCGGTTTCGGCCAAGGCGTTGGCCTGCATCTACGGATTCGGTGCAGGGGTGCATGCCGACGACGATGAGGCATCCGATTGGGAGGATACCGCTGATGCCAACGGTTGGGACGACGTAACCCGGGAGGATCTGGAAGGTCACGAGAAATGGTTCTCCAGGTTCATCGATCTTGACGAAATGGATGCGGAACCCGAGTATGATGATAATCCTTGATTATCAATCAAACTGCAGTGCCGGCACACCCTTCTCCGGGTGCCCGGCTATTCTGCTCCCTTGACAGGAGCACGGATAGCGGGTCTATCCATTCGACACCCATGAGTCCCGCACGCTCAAGCATGTTGTAGCAGGAATTCACATCCCTGTCCTCCACATACCTGCAATAGGGGCACACATGCGTCCTGACGCTCAGGTCCTTCGGCACCTTCATACCGCAGGACGAGCATAGTTGGGACGTATCCCTGGGATCCACCAGGATCACATCGTGACCGGCGCTCGAAGCCTTGTCCGTGATCCTTTTCCTAAGCAGTCCGAGGGATGCGTCGTTGTACCCATTGGTCATTGTCCTGCTTCTTGAGATCTTGCGCAGGCTCCTGACCGACAGGTCCTCCATCACTATGATGGAGAAGTTCTTCGCTATTTCCGAAGATATGAGTTCGATGTTGTTCTTTCTGTGGTTGTTTATCTTCTCGTAAAGGTGGCTGATCCTGTTTTGAATCTTGCGATACCCGGGGGAACCGTACAGGGCCCTGCTCAGATGTCTCTGGAGTTTGGCCAGTTTCCTCTTATATTTCATAAAGATGCGATCGTTGGGATACGTCTTCTTCGTAGACAGCGCGGCGATGTTGCTGACTCCGACATCCACCGCAACGGGCGGGAGGGGGGTTGTATCCTTCACCGGAGGTTCGGTCTCATAGGTGATACAGGCGTAGTACCGATAATACGAGCCCATGTCCTTCCTCTTGACGGTGCAGGTCTTCACCTGACCGGCTATCTTGGTGGATTGATTATAGCACCTTACAAGGCCCGGTACCTTTCCCAATCTGAGGAAACGTCTCTTCTTTCCGTTCCTCTTCTCCGTCACGACGGAGAAATCGATGGGAGTGGGGTAGGTATACGAGGAGAACGAGCCCTTGGGACGGTACCTTGGAAAATGAGCACTGCCGTTATATTCTTGCGGATCCACCTCGGCGGTCGATTCAGCTTTGCGTTCACCCTTATGCCTCTTACTGCCGAGTGTCTTCTCGCAGGCCTTGATGACACGCTTCGACGTGGCATTCAGGGTCATTGAGTACGCATCGCGTATGTATCTGTGATTGTGCCTCATCTGAGTTCCGAGCTTGTTCAGATCGAATACGGTCGGAAGGCGGCCTGTCTTGCGATGCACGTTCTTACAGGCGGTTATCAGCGAATTGTAGACGAGAC
The sequence above is a segment of the methanogenic archaeon ISO4-H5 genome. Coding sequences within it:
- a CDS encoding transmembrane protein, with translation MAQKEAVPTGAGAGSAKETRVAKKKTLQQRVDDWNVSPVVLDNLINVLIALLVFFILLALALFGLALERHILSIIMVPLLIYFALSLPSFKLRMREYPSSLLISDAVALVNLAALCLYMDFVFYGNENELVLKLVFSLIGVVMFTAYLGRWYYSFYITPFFAVVYNLFFLTMNGVDAVVMAVLLIVMFFLFLASMWRHKFYFGIGRVCVAGKYVEMPELKASFVRKKQKINAKKQRREAENAAAEKK
- a CDS encoding TPR repeat-containing protein encodes the protein MKRYAPHINIREKDRKDADLMNAVELLEHGRDKDAFQFLQLSANNNNPTAQYLLGLLYATGNGVEQSFVHAVQNFTNAAEQDLPEAQNDLAQCYFEGTGVAKNDMLAVYWYGRAAQLGYAESQLCLGNMYLGGTGVEKSPEKAFGWFLKAAEQGNLDAQFNTAVSYENGNGVAQDLDKAQYWYSLAAKQGDRDAKKKLKELLRRA
- a CDS encoding TPR repeat-containing protein, translating into MTDVRCKEDPSFSEAVRLYREGDIDTALKLFRKSAENGNPVAQFTVGTILRSRGDRTALKWLSMSAENGYAEAQYTLGNLYYTGEIAKQSMEQARSFYRDAAEQEHAKAQNQLGLMYLNGEGGEQSDSDAFEWMLRSAENGYAGAQYNIAAMYEEGQSVPVSYEDALLWYTRAAEQGVTDAQYHLALLHYTGKGTPKDSAEAARWYAKAAENGHPDAMYNLGLLLMEGDGVEQDYKQAMELFGRAAEMGVTDAADALKLVRKQLGV
- a CDS encoding TPR repeat-containing protein gives rise to the protein MNPSDKATAEAYYEGGMRAFESKDVKNALALFLSAARLGHADAQFRVGVFFYHGIVVNRDEREALKWFHKAAMQNHLAAMSELGIMYAEGKKTQHSPAKAYEWTRKAAEAGHPQAICNLASFYERGVGVEQNFTIAVRLYEKAADLKIPEACFALSHLCYKGIGTKEDHARSARLCRKAADLGHREATLGTGIVYHEGDGVEQDDEIALRYFKLALSMGMPEAKRFIDEIEKTQGIKL
- a CDS encoding Sodium Bile acid symporter family, yielding MEHAEIVQPASIMAAAFIGLALGVWTDFGNSSGRLIEPFLIVMLFFVFLAVDGSRLREAFSNRIFTGTALLVNFVWTPLFAILLGYAFFSGNLDVRFGILMLLVTPCTDWFLVFTGVAKGNTALSSAILPLNLIIQVLLLPVYAWVFFGADLSFDVATILWSILVVLGIPIIAAAIIRLLASRSQAVDGAKTSVLGYNDELQTLFLCLAIVAMFASESQVLFDNLVLLVEMLIPLMIFFVANYLLSSGIGRLWKWEFDDTTSLIFTTMARNSPLALAICAAAFPENSVALLILVIGPLIELPTLALAANLRLHVRRKHGP
- a CDS encoding TPR repeat-containing protein, translating into MDFLSGMAGIGDDPVLKNAYDAYSEGSYRSSFSIFEEAGTPEAKYCMAFQILNGQGVQRDPKKAFSLFKESMDGSFLPAISEVAQCYGYGIGVKTDDSKAFELFSKAAELGDPYGMSMLSMMYRNGDGVRRNNKLADEWSEHCDSSGDPGELEDAGMEFLEKGNVILGRMFLMRSAVMGAPVSAKALACIYGFGAGVHADDDEASDWEDTADANGWDDVTREDLEGHEKWFSRFIDLDEMDAEPEYDDNP
- a CDS encoding transposase IS605 OrfB family, whose translation is MKTLKVRIEPNSSQREVIDHMIDANRLVYNSLITACKNVHRKTGRLPTVFDLNKLGTQMRHNHRYIRDAYSMTLNATSKRVIKACEKTLGSKRHKGERKAESTAEVDPQEYNGSAHFPRYRPKGSFSSYTYPTPIDFSVVTEKRNGKKRRFLRLGKVPGLVRCYNQSTKIAGQVKTCTVKRKDMGSYYRYYACITYETEPPVKDTTPLPPVAVDVGVSNIAALSTKKTYPNDRIFMKYKRKLAKLQRHLSRALYGSPGYRKIQNRISHLYEKINNHRKNNIELISSEIAKNFSIIVMEDLSVRSLRKISRSRTMTNGYNDASLGLLRKRITDKASSAGHDVILVDPRDTSQLCSSCGMKVPKDLSVRTHVCPYCRYVEDRDVNSCYNMLERAGLMGVEWIDPLSVLLSREQNSRAPGEGCAGTAV